In Rissa tridactyla isolate bRisTri1 chromosome 2, bRisTri1.patW.cur.20221130, whole genome shotgun sequence, a single window of DNA contains:
- the C2H7orf57 gene encoding uncharacterized protein C7orf57 homolog: protein MPLKRPEKSVTSKTMLPPTSQIRGLGDLAKAPHEAVSGCRRKWIKETDSAYVRLAKQGGRPDLLKHDASVPMKTSSAAYAAPDWYTHCSKSPATDEPRSYVSSLPDYMIHREFKAGDHHGNNYETRRGPFDFDMKSIWQRDAEDKENTEKKKVKLPAINPKYPSRMPNVSTNKEFSGKNKLSFPPMPAQRKNEAINFSKLISNGYGTDWLQQCTGWKKKTQETSENSEQSKEPLPPGE, encoded by the exons ATGCCACTGAAACGACCAGAGAAGTCAGTAACCTCGAAGACCATGCTTCCTCCAACATCCCAGATTCGGGGTCTTGGTGACCTTGCAAAAGCTCCCCATGAAGCCGTGTCTGGGTGCCGCAGGAAGTGGATCAAGGAGACTGATTCAGCTTACGTCAGACTGGCAAAGCAAGGAGGCCGACCTG ACCTACTGAAGCACGACGCTTCTGTGCCAATGAAGACTTCTTCAGCAGCATATGCTGCACCTGACTGGTATACTCACTGTTCCAAATCCCCAGCAACTGATGAGCCACG GAGCTACGTTTCTTCTCTACCAGACTATATGATTCACAGAGAGTTTAAGGCTGGTGACCATCACGGTAACAATTATGAGACAAGAAGAGGGCCTTTTGATTTTGATATGAAAAGCATTTGGCAGCGGGATGCTGAggacaaagaaaacacagagaaaaagaag GTAAAGCTCCCAGCTATAAATCCTAAATATCCAAGCAGAATGCCGAATGTTTCTACAAACAAGGAATTTAGTGGGAAAAATAAACTTTCATTCCCACCTAT GCCTGCTcagagaaaaaatgaagcaataaacTTTAGCAAACTAATTAGCAATGGTTATGGGACTGACTGGTTACAACAGTGTactggatggaaaaaaaagactcaagaaacatcagaaaatagTGAGCAGTCCAAAG AGCCTCTTCCTCCAGGTGAGTAA